One Streptomyces fagopyri DNA window includes the following coding sequences:
- a CDS encoding putative leader peptide, translating to MKRQADLTKRRAVDLCRVAAMLCRTF from the coding sequence ATGAAGCGACAGGCGGACCTCACGAAGCGGCGGGCAGTAGACCTGTGCCGCGTCGCCGCCATGCTCTGTCGCACCTTCTAG
- a CDS encoding sulfurtransferase, producing the protein MSRSDVLVDADWVQAHLDDPSVALVEVDEDTSAYEKNHIRNAIRIDWTKDLQDPVRRDFIDQEGFEKLLSSKGIGNDTLVVLYGGNNNWFASYAYWYFKLYGHESVKLLDGGRKKWELDSRDLVAEVPERAATDYKAKAQNTAIRAFRDDVVAAIGSQNLVDVRSPDEFSGKLLAPAHLPQEQSQRPGHVPSARNIPWSKNANDDGTFKSDDELKELYADEQVDLAKDTIAYCRIGERSALTWFVLHELLGVENVKNYDGSWTEYGSLVGVPIELGANK; encoded by the coding sequence ATGAGCCGCAGCGACGTCCTGGTAGACGCCGACTGGGTCCAGGCCCACCTGGACGACCCGAGCGTGGCCCTCGTCGAGGTCGACGAGGACACGTCCGCGTACGAGAAGAACCACATCAGGAACGCGATCCGGATCGACTGGACCAAGGACCTCCAGGACCCGGTCCGCCGTGACTTCATCGACCAGGAGGGCTTCGAGAAGCTCCTGTCGTCGAAGGGCATCGGCAACGACACGCTGGTCGTCCTCTACGGCGGCAACAACAACTGGTTCGCGTCCTACGCCTACTGGTACTTCAAGCTCTACGGCCACGAGAGCGTGAAGCTCCTCGACGGCGGCCGCAAGAAGTGGGAGCTCGACTCCCGCGACCTCGTCGCCGAGGTGCCCGAGCGCGCCGCGACCGACTACAAGGCCAAGGCCCAGAACACGGCGATCCGCGCCTTCCGTGACGACGTGGTCGCCGCGATCGGCTCGCAGAACCTGGTCGACGTCCGTTCGCCCGACGAGTTCAGCGGCAAGCTGCTCGCCCCGGCGCACCTTCCGCAGGAGCAGTCGCAGCGTCCGGGCCACGTCCCGAGCGCGCGCAACATCCCCTGGTCGAAGAACGCCAACGACGACGGCACCTTCAAGTCGGACGACGAGCTCAAGGAGCTCTACGCCGACGAGCAGGTCGACCTCGCCAAGGACACGATCGCGTACTGCCGCATCGGTGAGCGTTCCGCGCTCACCTGGTTCGTGCTGCACGAGCTGCTCGGCGTGGAGAACGTCAAGAACTACGACGGTTCCTGGACCGAGTACGGCTCCCTGGTCGGCGTCCCGATCGAGCTCGGCGCCAACAAGTAA
- a CDS encoding DUF1416 domain-containing protein yields the protein MCGAKAGGPDASTIKPGETTIQGQVTRDGEPVTGYVRLLDSTGEFTAEVPTSATGQFRFYAAEGTWTVRALVPGGTADRTVVARTGGLAEVAIAV from the coding sequence ATGTGTGGAGCGAAGGCCGGCGGCCCCGACGCGTCGACGATCAAGCCTGGTGAGACCACCATCCAGGGCCAGGTGACCCGCGACGGCGAGCCCGTCACCGGTTACGTGCGTCTGCTGGACTCGACCGGCGAGTTCACCGCGGAGGTCCCCACCTCCGCGACGGGCCAGTTCCGTTTCTACGCGGCCGAGGGCACCTGGACCGTACGCGCCCTGGTCCCCGGCGGCACCGCGGACCGCACGGTCGTCGCCCGGACGGGCGGCCTCGCCGAGGTCGCCATCGCCGTCTGA
- a CDS encoding DUF3099 domain-containing protein codes for MYARRRHVYFAMMGTCIGLFVLAWGVVRIWSIPAAVGMCVVAMVIPPLAAMVANRRGPEDRWWDDPSGDPKSDEWWDELDGKKRRP; via the coding sequence ATGTACGCACGACGGCGGCACGTGTACTTCGCCATGATGGGGACGTGCATCGGTCTCTTCGTCCTGGCCTGGGGAGTCGTGCGGATCTGGTCGATTCCCGCGGCCGTGGGGATGTGCGTGGTGGCGATGGTGATCCCGCCGCTCGCCGCGATGGTGGCCAACCGGCGCGGTCCCGAGGACCGCTGGTGGGACGACCCGTCGGGGGACCCCAAGTCCGACGAGTGGTGGGACGAGCTGGACGGGAAGAAGCGGCGGCCGTAG
- a CDS encoding DsrE family protein encodes MAKKLLIKVTAGSDAPERCSQAFTVAAVAVASGVDVSLWLTGESAWFALPGRAAEFELPHAAPLPGLIDSILAAGRITLCTQCAARRDITEKDVLEGVRIAGAQVFVQEAVADDTQALVY; translated from the coding sequence ATGGCGAAGAAGCTCCTGATCAAGGTGACGGCCGGGTCCGACGCCCCGGAACGCTGCTCACAGGCGTTCACGGTGGCGGCGGTGGCCGTGGCCAGCGGCGTCGACGTCTCCCTCTGGCTGACCGGGGAGTCCGCGTGGTTCGCCCTGCCGGGCCGGGCCGCCGAGTTCGAGCTTCCCCACGCGGCCCCGCTGCCCGGTCTGATCGACTCGATCCTCGCGGCGGGCCGCATCACGCTGTGCACCCAGTGCGCGGCCCGCCGGGACATCACGGAGAAGGACGTGCTGGAGGGCGTGCGCATCGCGGGCGCCCAGGTCTTCGTCCAGGAGGCCGTCGCGGACGACACGCAGGCGCTCGTCTACTGA
- a CDS encoding FABP family protein encodes MIEIPSDLHKDLLPLAFLIGNWAGAGVHDFPGSEKCNFGQELTFSHDGRDFLEYHSHTWVLDADGNKVRPLESESGFWRIDAQRKVEAVMTRDDGVVEIWYGDLADKKPQIDLVTDAVARTAASGPYTGGKRLYGYVKSDLMWVGEKQTPEVELRPYMSAHLKKVVTPEDVERWAKALPDDMPDDGIAFFK; translated from the coding sequence ATGATCGAGATCCCGTCCGACCTCCACAAGGACCTGCTCCCCCTTGCCTTCCTGATCGGCAACTGGGCCGGCGCGGGTGTCCACGACTTCCCCGGCTCCGAGAAGTGCAACTTCGGGCAGGAGCTCACCTTCAGCCACGACGGGCGGGACTTCCTGGAGTACCACTCGCACACCTGGGTGCTCGACGCCGACGGGAACAAGGTGCGGCCGCTGGAGTCCGAGTCCGGCTTCTGGCGCATCGACGCGCAGCGCAAGGTCGAGGCCGTCATGACCCGCGACGACGGTGTCGTCGAGATCTGGTACGGCGACCTGGCCGACAAGAAGCCGCAGATCGACCTGGTCACGGACGCGGTGGCGCGAACGGCCGCGTCCGGTCCGTACACCGGCGGCAAGCGCCTGTACGGCTATGTGAAGAGCGACCTCATGTGGGTCGGCGAGAAGCAGACCCCCGAGGTCGAGCTGCGCCCCTACATGTCCGCGCACCTGAAGAAGGTCGTCACCCCGGAGGACGTCGAGCGCTGGGCCAAGGCCCTGCCGGACGACATGCCGGACGACGGGATCGCGTTCTTCAAGTAG
- a CDS encoding response regulator transcription factor, with the protein MTGPTFRPEVPPNPPVPVPVPAAVPAPARVLVVDDEQDVRELLTETFRLAGFAVTAVGTGVAALNTAYAETPDLVVLDVRLPDFDGADVARILRDAGREVPVVLLPKPFSLENVVTRVREILAA; encoded by the coding sequence GTGACCGGTCCCACTTTCCGTCCCGAAGTGCCCCCGAACCCACCCGTACCCGTACCCGTACCCGCGGCCGTGCCCGCTCCCGCCCGGGTGCTCGTCGTCGACGACGAGCAGGACGTGCGTGAGCTGCTCACCGAGACCTTCCGGCTGGCGGGCTTCGCCGTCACCGCGGTCGGCACCGGCGTCGCCGCGCTGAACACCGCGTACGCCGAGACCCCCGACCTCGTCGTGCTCGACGTACGCCTCCCGGACTTCGACGGCGCGGACGTCGCCCGCATCCTGCGTGACGCCGGCCGCGAGGTCCCGGTGGTCCTCCTCCCCAAGCCCTTCAGCCTGGAGAACGTCGTGACGCGCGTCAGGGAGATCCTGGCGGCCTAG
- a CDS encoding Fur family transcriptional regulator, which translates to MVGTDWKSDLRQRGYRLTPQRQLVLEAVDTLEHATPDDILVEVRKTASGVNISTVYRTLELLEELDLVSHAHLGHGAPTYHLADRHHHIHLVCRDCTNVIEADISVAAEFTAKLRDTFGFETDMKHFAIFGRCEDCAAKK; encoded by the coding sequence GTGGTAGGCACCGACTGGAAGAGCGATCTGCGGCAGCGCGGTTACCGGCTGACTCCGCAGCGGCAGCTTGTGCTCGAAGCCGTGGACACACTGGAACACGCGACCCCGGACGACATCCTGGTCGAAGTGCGCAAAACGGCTTCCGGCGTGAACATCTCGACGGTCTACAGAACGCTGGAGCTGCTCGAGGAGCTGGACCTGGTCAGCCACGCGCACCTCGGGCACGGCGCGCCGACGTACCACCTGGCCGACCGCCACCACCACATCCACCTGGTGTGCCGGGACTGCACGAACGTCATCGAGGCCGACATCTCGGTCGCCGCGGAGTTCACCGCGAAGCTCCGTGACACCTTCGGCTTCGAGACGGACATGAAGCACTTCGCGATCTTCGGCCGCTGCGAGGACTGCGCGGCCAAGAAGTAG
- the ygfZ gene encoding CAF17-like 4Fe-4S cluster assembly/insertion protein YgfZ, whose protein sequence is MKSPLLALPGAVPAEGVDEDVAAHYGDLFREQRALADGTGFVDLSHRGVVAVTGEDRLSWLHLLLTQHVTDLPAGRATEALILSAHGHIEHALYLVDDGTTTWAHVEPGTQDALIAYLESMKFFYRVEVTDRTGDFAVVYLPAGSIAEVPEGVVVRETPYGRDLLLPRTDLESYAGKAGPAAGLLAHEALRVEHHRPRLGFETDHRTIPHELGWIGSAVHLQKGCYRGQETVARVQNLGKPPRRLVFLHLDGSEVHLPPRGAELRLAGDGPDGRKIGFITTAVRHHELGPIALALVKRNVPLDAPLLADTTAAAQEVVVEP, encoded by the coding sequence ATGAAGAGCCCTCTCCTGGCCCTGCCCGGCGCGGTCCCCGCCGAGGGCGTCGACGAAGACGTCGCCGCCCACTACGGCGACCTGTTCCGTGAACAGCGCGCCCTCGCCGACGGCACCGGCTTCGTGGACCTCTCGCACCGCGGCGTCGTCGCCGTCACGGGCGAGGACCGGCTGAGCTGGCTGCACCTGCTGCTCACCCAGCACGTCACGGACCTCCCGGCCGGCCGTGCCACCGAGGCGCTGATCCTCTCCGCGCACGGCCACATCGAGCACGCGCTCTACCTCGTGGACGACGGCACGACGACCTGGGCCCACGTGGAGCCCGGCACCCAGGACGCGCTGATCGCGTACCTGGAGTCCATGAAGTTCTTCTACCGCGTCGAAGTCACCGACCGCACGGGCGACTTCGCGGTCGTGTACCTGCCGGCCGGTTCGATCGCCGAGGTCCCCGAGGGCGTCGTCGTCCGTGAGACCCCGTACGGGCGTGACCTCCTCCTTCCGCGCACGGACCTGGAGTCGTACGCGGGCAAGGCCGGTCCGGCCGCCGGGCTGCTCGCCCACGAGGCGCTGCGCGTCGAACACCACCGCCCGCGGCTCGGCTTCGAGACCGACCACCGCACCATCCCGCACGAGCTGGGCTGGATCGGCAGCGCCGTGCATCTGCAGAAGGGCTGCTACCGGGGCCAGGAGACGGTGGCCCGGGTGCAGAACCTGGGCAAGCCCCCGCGCCGGCTGGTCTTCCTGCACCTCGACGGCAGCGAGGTGCACCTTCCGCCGCGCGGCGCCGAACTCCGCCTGGCGGGCGACGGCCCCGACGGCCGGAAGATCGGGTTCATCACCACCGCCGTACGGCACCACGAGCTCGGCCCGATCGCACTGGCCCTGGTGAAGCGGAACGTACCGCTCGACGCGCCGCTGCTCGCGGACACCACGGCCGCGGCGCAGGAAGTCGTCGTCGAGCCGTAG
- the dtd gene encoding D-aminoacyl-tRNA deacylase, translated as MRAVVQRVDGASVVVDGETVGAIDGEGLCVLVGVTHDDTKEKAAQLARKLWSIRMLGDEKSCSDIDAPLLVISQFTLYGDARKGRRPTWNAAAPGDVAEPLVDEVVARLRALGATVATGRFGARMRVSLTNDGPFTVVIDM; from the coding sequence ATGCGTGCGGTGGTGCAGAGGGTGGACGGCGCGAGCGTCGTCGTGGACGGCGAGACGGTCGGGGCGATCGACGGCGAGGGCCTGTGCGTGCTCGTCGGCGTCACGCACGACGACACCAAGGAGAAGGCGGCCCAACTGGCCCGCAAACTCTGGTCGATCCGCATGCTGGGCGACGAGAAGTCGTGCAGCGACATCGACGCGCCGCTGCTCGTGATCAGCCAGTTCACGCTGTACGGCGACGCCCGTAAGGGCCGCCGCCCCACCTGGAACGCGGCCGCCCCCGGCGATGTCGCCGAGCCCCTCGTCGACGAGGTCGTCGCCCGGCTCCGCGCACTGGGCGCGACGGTGGCGACGGGCCGTTTCGGCGCCCGGATGCGTGTCTCCCTGACGAACGACGGCCCGTTCACCGTCGTCATCGACATGTGA
- a CDS encoding RsiG family protein gives MSTPSTGQPPGAVSLTRTNPRAGGGRAGVHRPPAQRTDSPLPPDSPRLDLTLPRLPDLRTLRRDAQRDEADLSYVRRLLQGRIDILRAELARRGGLRAPTGDAGEGPDAGSGSGARASGGSSASSTYSSAASTPVSSPASPAVGRGTAGEPSVVDRLPEILTDAPARYRSSARHVTVGTPHGEEYRRLASDMLSEVELSDLEARTDEELVEGMGRLVRYEQQVSRRRQRLQRTADDCSAEIARRYRDGEAQVDDLLM, from the coding sequence ATGAGCACACCGAGTACCGGGCAGCCGCCCGGAGCCGTGTCGTTGACCCGGACCAATCCGCGGGCGGGAGGCGGTCGTGCGGGAGTTCACCGCCCTCCCGCACAGCGCACCGACAGCCCGCTGCCCCCGGACTCGCCCCGGCTCGATCTGACCCTGCCGCGGCTGCCCGACCTGCGTACCCTGCGGCGCGACGCCCAGCGCGACGAGGCCGATCTCAGCTACGTGCGACGGCTGCTCCAGGGACGTATCGACATCCTGCGGGCGGAACTGGCGCGGCGCGGCGGGCTGCGGGCGCCCACCGGGGACGCGGGCGAGGGCCCGGACGCGGGCTCGGGCTCGGGAGCGCGGGCATCCGGAGGTTCGTCCGCGTCCTCGACGTACTCCTCCGCGGCCTCGACCCCGGTCTCGTCCCCGGCTTCGCCGGCCGTGGGGCGTGGCACGGCCGGGGAACCCTCGGTCGTCGACCGGCTGCCGGAGATCCTGACGGACGCGCCGGCCCGGTACCGGTCCTCGGCCCGCCATGTGACCGTCGGCACACCGCACGGCGAGGAGTACCGCAGGCTCGCCTCCGACATGCTCTCCGAGGTGGAGCTGTCGGACCTGGAGGCCCGTACGGACGAGGAACTGGTCGAGGGAATGGGGCGGCTCGTGCGCTATGAGCAGCAGGTCTCCCGTCGCCGCCAGCGGTTGCAGCGGACGGCCGACGATTGCAGCGCCGAGATCGCCCGCAGGTACCGTGATGGGGAAGCACAAGTAGACGACCTGCTCATGTGA
- a CDS encoding asparaginase — translation MSAAPADPSIPASSSASSVPPVPPGGATGEARQGLRAPQPVRTTPGNLPVLAEVVRSGFVEGHHRGSLVVLAADGSVEWALGDVETPVFPRSSNKPMQAAGVLRAGLDLAGERLALAAASHSGETFHLDLVRKMLDEHGLSAGLLRCPPDLPLDPVEAETYLAAGGARDRVTMNCSGKHAAMLAVCVQRGWPLESYLDPGHPLQRLIHTVVEEAAGERVAAVGTDGCGAPLMALTLTGLARAFRSFVVAAPGSAERRVADAMRTHPEYVAGTRRPDTWLMREVPGVLSKMGAEAVQAVALPDGRAFAFKIDDGGVRALGPVLARTLTRLGLDAPVVSRIGHAPLMGGSTEVGEIRATF, via the coding sequence ATGTCCGCCGCACCCGCAGACCCGTCCATACCCGCGTCATCCTCGGCCTCCTCGGTCCCGCCGGTCCCTCCGGGGGGCGCGACCGGTGAGGCCCGGCAAGGACTCCGGGCCCCCCAGCCGGTCCGGACGACCCCCGGAAATCTTCCCGTCCTGGCCGAGGTCGTCCGTTCGGGATTCGTCGAGGGGCACCATCGGGGCAGTCTGGTGGTACTGGCCGCGGACGGGTCGGTCGAATGGGCGCTCGGCGACGTGGAGACACCCGTCTTCCCGCGTTCGTCGAACAAGCCGATGCAGGCGGCCGGGGTGCTGCGGGCCGGTCTCGACCTGGCCGGTGAACGGCTGGCCCTCGCCGCCGCGAGCCACTCCGGGGAGACCTTCCACCTCGATCTCGTACGGAAGATGCTGGACGAGCACGGCCTGAGCGCCGGGCTGTTGCGGTGCCCGCCGGATCTGCCGCTGGACCCGGTGGAGGCGGAGACGTATCTCGCCGCCGGTGGCGCCCGCGACCGGGTCACCATGAACTGTTCCGGCAAGCACGCGGCGATGCTCGCCGTGTGCGTACAGCGGGGCTGGCCGCTGGAGTCCTACCTCGACCCCGGACACCCCCTTCAGCGGCTCATCCACACCGTGGTCGAGGAGGCGGCGGGGGAGCGGGTGGCGGCGGTCGGCACGGACGGGTGCGGGGCGCCGTTGATGGCCCTCACCCTCACCGGGCTGGCGCGGGCCTTCCGCTCCTTCGTCGTCGCCGCGCCGGGTTCCGCGGAGCGGCGGGTGGCCGATGCGATGCGGACGCATCCCGAGTACGTCGCCGGTACGCGGCGGCCCGACACGTGGCTGATGCGGGAGGTGCCCGGGGTGCTGTCCAAGATGGGTGCGGAGGCCGTCCAGGCGGTGGCCCTGCCCGACGGCCGTGCGTTCGCCTTCAAGATCGACGACGGCGGTGTACGGGCGCTGGGCCCCGTCCTGGCCCGCACGCTGACCCGTCTGGGCCTGGACGCGCCGGTCGTGTCCAGGATCGGACACGCTCCCCTGATGGGCGGGAGCACGGAGGTCGGCGAGATCCGCGCGACGTTCTGA
- a CDS encoding GNAT family N-acetyltransferase, which produces MSRRDGIAVRPITETEIPDWTRALNTGFLRSPAVSEQETADRGSYMHLPRTLGAFDTDRCVATFRSFPQRLTTVGGALVPAEAITNVSVTATHRRRGLLTRMMDTALPAAKERGDVVATLIAAEYPIYGRYGFGPATTATRWTVDVPRTGLDRRWSGPADGGRIDLVDGEEVRKTGPELHARLSRTQPGVVSRTERWWQKDTGALTADPGTWTEPFYAVYRSADGTVEGMVAYESDDNWGDAKQPLNTATVKWLIGVTPAAERALWHYLCSIDWITRVSTDWRAPDDLLPDLLPDPRAARITSQADWLWVRILDVVRAMEARTYAGSGTLVLDVTDRDGLSAGRYRLDAGPDGAVCVPAGQSADLTLDVRELSALWLGEASAVRLAALGRVREEREGAAFVADALLRTSRRPWCPDIF; this is translated from the coding sequence ATGAGCCGCCGCGATGGAATAGCCGTACGACCCATCACCGAGACCGAGATCCCGGACTGGACCCGCGCCCTGAACACGGGATTCCTACGCTCCCCGGCCGTCTCGGAGCAGGAGACGGCCGACCGCGGCTCCTACATGCACCTGCCACGCACACTCGGCGCCTTCGACACCGACCGCTGCGTCGCGACCTTCCGTTCGTTCCCGCAGCGGCTCACCACCGTGGGCGGCGCCCTCGTCCCCGCCGAGGCGATCACGAACGTCTCCGTCACCGCCACCCACCGCCGCCGCGGCCTCCTCACCCGGATGATGGACACCGCCCTCCCGGCCGCGAAGGAGCGGGGCGACGTGGTCGCCACGCTGATCGCCGCGGAGTACCCGATCTACGGGCGGTACGGCTTCGGACCGGCCACCACCGCCACCCGGTGGACCGTCGACGTCCCGAGGACCGGGCTCGACCGCCGCTGGTCGGGCCCCGCCGACGGCGGCCGTATCGACCTGGTGGACGGCGAGGAGGTGCGGAAGACCGGACCGGAACTGCACGCCCGGCTCAGCCGTACCCAGCCGGGCGTGGTCAGCCGTACGGAGCGCTGGTGGCAGAAGGACACCGGCGCGCTGACGGCGGACCCCGGCACGTGGACGGAGCCGTTCTACGCGGTGTACCGCTCGGCGGACGGCACGGTCGAGGGCATGGTCGCCTACGAGTCGGACGACAACTGGGGCGACGCGAAGCAGCCGCTGAACACCGCGACCGTGAAGTGGCTGATCGGCGTGACCCCCGCCGCCGAGCGGGCCCTGTGGCACTACCTCTGCTCGATCGACTGGATCACCCGGGTCAGTACCGACTGGCGGGCCCCCGACGACCTGCTGCCGGACCTCCTGCCGGATCCGCGCGCCGCCCGGATCACCAGCCAGGCGGACTGGCTGTGGGTCCGGATCCTGGATGTCGTACGGGCGATGGAGGCGCGTACGTACGCGGGCTCGGGGACCCTCGTCCTGGACGTCACCGACCGGGACGGGCTCTCCGCCGGCCGCTACCGGCTGGACGCGGGTCCGGACGGCGCGGTGTGCGTCCCTGCCGGGCAGAGCGCCGACCTCACGCTGGACGTGCGCGAGCTGTCGGCCCTGTGGCTCGGCGAGGCGTCGGCGGTGCGGCTCGCCGCGCTCGGCCGGGTGCGGGAAGAACGAGAGGGCGCCGCCTTTGTGGCCGACGCCCTGCTCCGCACGTCCAGGCGACCTTGGTGCCCGGACATCTTCTGA
- a CDS encoding winged helix-turn-helix domain-containing protein, with the protein MVVEPEHVAANGRNRSPRPQSSHREVADELRSRIRSGRLRPGQRMPTQAKLADEFGVERGAVRQALRILQSEHLLVNVSKGSPATVADTLERAPTGPEASPQPTTVALGGRITAAFGARHVQIDALCLTSISLTLAMGEPLRQIHAGRIEPARVDVRVLLPSSDIDLAFPAPVDASAAGRLQRNWLINRNAQGQVLRHNLLALRATHGIDVNVSFRALPFTPPVKLYLLNGTEALFAYYTLARREEEVDHEYLEMYDVQGTQSMLFPFAHGAGQRDTTFVEQSHLWFDALWETISSKLLLSG; encoded by the coding sequence TTGGTCGTGGAGCCGGAACACGTCGCCGCCAATGGGCGGAACAGGTCACCACGGCCACAGAGCTCACACCGTGAGGTGGCCGACGAGCTGCGCAGCCGGATCAGGTCCGGCAGGCTGCGGCCGGGCCAGCGCATGCCCACGCAGGCCAAGCTGGCCGACGAGTTCGGTGTCGAGCGCGGGGCCGTCCGTCAGGCGCTGCGCATCCTGCAGTCGGAGCACCTGCTCGTCAACGTGTCCAAGGGGAGCCCGGCCACCGTCGCCGACACCCTGGAACGGGCTCCGACCGGCCCCGAAGCCTCACCGCAGCCCACCACGGTGGCACTGGGCGGCCGGATCACGGCCGCCTTCGGGGCCCGGCACGTGCAGATCGACGCGCTGTGCCTGACCTCGATTTCGCTCACCCTTGCCATGGGCGAACCCCTCCGGCAAATTCACGCGGGCCGCATAGAACCAGCCAGGGTGGACGTGCGCGTCCTGCTCCCCAGCAGTGACATCGACCTGGCCTTCCCGGCCCCGGTGGACGCTTCCGCCGCGGGGCGGCTCCAGCGCAACTGGCTCATCAACCGCAACGCCCAGGGTCAGGTGCTGCGCCACAACCTGCTCGCCCTGCGCGCCACGCACGGCATCGACGTCAACGTGTCCTTCCGCGCGCTGCCCTTCACCCCGCCCGTGAAGCTGTACCTGCTGAACGGGACCGAGGCGCTCTTCGCGTACTACACGCTGGCCAGGCGCGAGGAGGAGGTCGACCACGAGTACCTGGAGATGTACGACGTCCAGGGCACCCAGTCGATGCTGTTCCCGTTCGCGCACGGAGCCGGGCAGCGGGACACCACCTTCGTGGAGCAGTCCCATCTGTGGTTCGACGCGCTGTGGGAGACCATCAGCTCGAAACTGCTGCTCTCGGGCTGA
- a CDS encoding GntR family transcriptional regulator, translated as MVVTQENVAVNGSRRLSPQEIADVLRDRIRAGDLKAGDRLPTQAELAEEFGVERGTVRQALRALQDDGLLSNVSKGSPPRIAEQAPAQGEPQTTMVGLAPRLAQAFSAPHVRIDAACLTAETLMLALGEPVRLIHEGRLCPESIDVRILLPSRDINLAFPVSVDGRADDDPVHGRWLAQRNAQVHVLQHNLRALRSSHGVDVRVTFRALPFTPPVKLYLLNEAEALLAYYMVTRREEEMADVMLDMYDALGSDSLLFSFEKRSGQRDAAFVEQSQKWFDALWETITTDLTLS; from the coding sequence TTGGTCGTGACCCAGGAGAACGTTGCAGTGAACGGCAGCAGAAGGCTTTCGCCGCAGGAGATCGCCGACGTCCTGAGGGATCGGATCCGGGCCGGGGACCTCAAGGCGGGAGACCGCCTGCCCACGCAGGCCGAGCTGGCGGAGGAGTTCGGTGTCGAGCGGGGGACCGTCCGGCAGGCTCTGCGCGCCCTTCAGGACGACGGCCTGCTCAGCAACGTCAGCAAGGGGAGTCCGCCCCGGATCGCGGAGCAGGCCCCGGCACAGGGCGAGCCCCAGACGACGATGGTCGGCCTGGCGCCCCGACTGGCGCAGGCGTTCTCGGCGCCGCACGTCCGCATCGACGCGGCCTGCCTGACCGCGGAGACGCTCATGCTGGCGCTCGGCGAACCCGTCCGCCTGATCCACGAAGGCCGCCTGTGTCCCGAGTCGATCGACGTCCGCATCCTGCTTCCGTCCCGGGACATCAACCTGGCGTTCCCGGTCTCCGTCGACGGCCGGGCCGACGACGACCCGGTCCACGGGCGCTGGCTGGCCCAGCGCAACGCCCAGGTCCACGTCCTCCAGCACAACCTCCGCGCCCTGCGCTCCTCGCACGGTGTCGACGTGCGGGTGACGTTCCGGGCCCTCCCCTTCACCCCGCCCGTGAAGCTGTACCTTCTCAACGAGGCCGAGGCCCTGCTCGCGTACTACATGGTCACCCGGCGGGAGGAGGAGATGGCCGACGTGATGCTGGACATGTACGACGCCCTGGGGTCGGACTCCCTCCTCTTCTCCTTCGAGAAGCGGTCCGGGCAGCGGGACGCCGCGTTCGTGGAGCAATCCCAGAAGTGGTTCGACGCCCTCTGGGAAACCATCACCACGGACCTGACACTCTCTTAG
- a CDS encoding HAD family hydrolase, which translates to MIERARFVLFDFDGPICRLFAGHLAENVAKDLVEWLEHQGMRGLLTEEEQVHPDPMVVLYAVHRRHPHSDLVSELEERLTQQELKAVPSAWPTPYADPLIRTWSAVGARLAIATNNSARTVSGYLESRGLTDCFARNLYGRTQDLNQLKPHPHCLNRALNAMGAAPSAALMIGDAPSDHEAAQRAGVPFLGYARNAYKEKLLRAAGAETVVTSLEPVLRVLRGQG; encoded by the coding sequence ATGATCGAACGTGCTCGCTTCGTGCTCTTCGACTTCGACGGGCCGATCTGCCGGCTGTTCGCGGGGCATCTGGCGGAGAACGTCGCGAAGGACCTGGTGGAGTGGCTCGAACACCAGGGCATGCGGGGACTGCTGACGGAGGAGGAGCAGGTCCACCCGGACCCGATGGTCGTCCTGTACGCCGTGCACCGGCGTCATCCGCACAGCGACCTGGTGAGCGAGCTGGAGGAGCGCCTCACCCAGCAGGAGCTGAAGGCGGTGCCCTCCGCCTGGCCGACCCCGTACGCGGATCCGCTGATCCGGACCTGGAGCGCGGTGGGGGCGCGGCTGGCCATCGCGACCAACAACTCGGCCCGTACGGTGTCGGGCTACCTCGAAAGCCGTGGCCTGACCGACTGCTTCGCCCGCAACCTCTACGGCCGCACGCAGGACCTGAACCAGCTCAAGCCGCACCCGCACTGCCTCAACCGCGCGCTGAACGCCATGGGCGCCGCCCCCTCCGCCGCCCTGATGATCGGCGACGCCCCCTCCGACCACGAGGCCGCCCAACGGGCCGGCGTCCCCTTCCTCGGCTACGCGCGCAACGCGTACAAGGAGAAACTGCTGCGCGCCGCGGGCGCCGAGACCGTGGTGACCTCACTGGAGCCGGTGCTGAGAGTGCTTCGGGGGCAGGGCTGA